A genomic segment from Roseibium algicola encodes:
- a CDS encoding CheR family methyltransferase, giving the protein MTPSEFEFLKNFLKTRSGLVLSNDKQYLVESRLLPIARSSKLETLSAVIQQLQRGTNRALETDVVEAMTTNESFFFRDKTPFEHFKDTMLPALLESRATRKQIKIWCAAASTGQEPYSLGICLKEDAAKMAGWRTRILGTDLSNEVLEKAKTGLYSQFEVQRGLPIQMLLKYFEQKGDMWQINAGMRAMIEWKKLNLLESFTHLGEFDIIFCRNVLIYFDQATKTEILGRLAKSLPDDGYLVLGAAETVVGLTDAFKPVPGKRGLFQKKQAAQAATGTAATPRLAVGAGAGLGLQR; this is encoded by the coding sequence ATGACCCCGAGCGAGTTCGAGTTTCTGAAAAACTTCCTGAAGACCCGTTCCGGCCTGGTTCTGTCCAACGACAAGCAATACCTGGTCGAAAGCCGTCTTCTGCCGATTGCACGCAGCTCCAAGCTGGAAACGCTCAGTGCGGTGATCCAGCAGCTTCAGCGCGGCACCAACAGAGCGCTGGAAACGGACGTCGTTGAGGCGATGACGACCAACGAGTCGTTCTTCTTTCGCGACAAGACACCGTTCGAGCACTTCAAGGACACGATGCTGCCGGCGCTGCTGGAAAGCCGCGCGACACGCAAGCAGATCAAGATCTGGTGTGCGGCTGCCTCGACCGGGCAGGAGCCTTATTCCCTGGGCATCTGCCTGAAGGAAGATGCGGCCAAGATGGCTGGCTGGCGAACCCGGATCCTGGGTACGGACCTCTCCAATGAAGTGCTGGAAAAAGCCAAAACCGGCCTTTACAGCCAATTCGAGGTTCAGCGTGGTCTGCCGATCCAGATGCTGCTGAAATACTTCGAGCAGAAGGGTGACATGTGGCAGATCAATGCCGGCATGCGCGCCATGATCGAATGGAAGAAGCTGAACCTGCTGGAAAGCTTCACCCATCTGGGCGAGTTTGACATCATTTTCTGCCGCAACGTGCTGATCTACTTCGATCAGGCAACCAAGACGGAAATCCTCGGCCGGTTGGCGAAATCCCTGCCGGATGACGGGTATCTCGTTCTCGGTGCCGCAGAAACCGTGGTCGGTCTGACGGATGCCTTCAAGCCGGTGCCCGGTAAGAGAGGCCTCTTCCAGAAGAAACAGGCTGCACAGGCCGCAACCGGCACGGCAGCAACGCCCCGCCTGGCCGTGGGAGCTGGAGCAGGCCTGGGTCTGCAGCGTTAA
- the ctrA gene encoding response regulator transcription factor CtrA, whose product MRVLLIEDDSATAQSIELMLKSENFNVYTTDLGEEGIDLGKLYDYDIIMLDLNLPDMSGYEVLRTLRVSKVKTPILILSGNAGIEDKVRGLGFGADDYMTKPFHKDELVARIHAIVRRSKGHAQSVIVTGDLKVNLDTKTVEVGGQRVHLTGKEYQMLELLSLRKGTTLTKEMFLNHLYGGMDEPELKIIDVFICKLRKKLAAATSGKNYIETVWGRGYVLREPDVEAAA is encoded by the coding sequence ATGCGTGTATTGTTGATTGAGGATGACAGCGCCACGGCGCAGAGCATCGAGCTGATGCTGAAGTCCGAGAACTTCAACGTCTACACGACAGATCTTGGCGAGGAAGGCATCGACCTCGGCAAACTGTACGATTACGACATCATTATGTTGGATTTGAACCTGCCGGACATGTCCGGTTACGAGGTTCTCCGGACACTACGCGTTTCCAAGGTCAAGACACCGATCCTGATCCTTTCCGGTAACGCGGGTATCGAAGACAAGGTTCGCGGCCTCGGCTTCGGCGCCGACGATTACATGACCAAGCCGTTCCACAAGGACGAGCTGGTCGCGCGTATCCACGCAATCGTCCGCCGCTCCAAGGGGCACGCACAGTCGGTCATCGTCACTGGCGACCTGAAGGTCAACCTGGACACCAAAACCGTCGAAGTCGGCGGCCAGCGCGTCCATCTGACCGGCAAGGAATACCAGATGCTGGAGCTTCTCTCCCTGCGCAAGGGAACGACGCTCACCAAGGAGATGTTCCTGAACCATCTCTATGGCGGCATGGACGAGCCGGAACTGAAGATCATCGACGTGTTTATCTGTAAGCTTCGCAAGAAGCTGGCAGCTGCAACCTCCGGCAAGAACTACATTGAAACGGTGTGGGGCCGAGGTTACGTTCTGCGCGAGCCGGACGTCGAAGCAGCCGCCTGA
- a CDS encoding MBL fold metallo-hydrolase, with translation MTEIKVELTRRAALLGAGGALAGASLAGTTVVHAAAEKHAAVPAPVARYSVGGFEVTTLHDGAVSLTEPQKTFAMNVDADTFSATNANNFLPNDSFQISFTPTLVNTGSELILFDTGNGEGARPGRGKMRAALENAGYTPEQVDVVVLTHMHPDHVSGLMEGGAPTFANARYVTGQKEYDFWAAMDAEANGVTKLMASHVKPLAEKMTFLDDGGSVTTGVTAMAAAGHTPGHMIYMLESDGKQLAITADTANHYVWSLAHPEWEVRFDMDKEGAAATRKTVFGMLAADKIPFVGYHMPFPAVGYVETNDSGFRYVPASYQLQL, from the coding sequence ATGACCGAGATAAAAGTTGAACTCACACGTCGCGCGGCGCTTCTGGGAGCAGGTGGGGCGCTTGCCGGGGCAAGTCTTGCCGGAACCACCGTTGTCCATGCGGCTGCAGAAAAGCATGCCGCTGTGCCGGCGCCCGTCGCCCGCTATTCCGTAGGCGGGTTCGAGGTGACAACCCTGCACGATGGTGCGGTCTCCCTGACCGAACCGCAGAAAACCTTTGCCATGAATGTCGACGCGGATACTTTTTCTGCGACCAATGCCAATAACTTCCTGCCCAACGACAGTTTCCAGATCAGTTTTACGCCAACGCTCGTGAACACGGGCAGCGAACTGATCCTGTTCGACACAGGCAATGGCGAAGGTGCCCGGCCAGGTCGCGGAAAGATGCGTGCTGCGCTGGAAAATGCGGGATACACGCCGGAGCAGGTTGACGTGGTGGTGCTGACGCACATGCATCCCGACCACGTCAGCGGTCTGATGGAAGGCGGCGCGCCGACCTTCGCCAATGCCCGCTATGTGACCGGGCAGAAGGAATATGACTTCTGGGCAGCAATGGATGCCGAAGCCAATGGGGTGACCAAGCTGATGGCGAGCCACGTCAAACCGTTGGCGGAGAAAATGACTTTCCTCGATGACGGCGGCAGCGTGACGACGGGTGTCACCGCGATGGCTGCTGCAGGTCATACCCCCGGTCACATGATCTACATGCTTGAAAGCGACGGCAAGCAGCTTGCCATAACGGCGGATACCGCCAATCACTACGTCTGGTCGCTGGCGCATCCCGAATGGGAAGTGCGCTTCGACATGGACAAGGAAGGCGCCGCGGCCACCCGCAAGACCGTCTTCGGTATGCTGGCCGCCGACAAGATCCCGTTCGTGGGCTATCACATGCCGTTCCCGGCGGTCGGCTACGTGGAGACCAACGACAGCGGTTTCCGTTACGTCCCTGCGTCATACCAGCTGCAGCTCTGA
- a CDS encoding protein-glutamate methylesterase/protein-glutamine glutaminase, giving the protein MAFAQRSITAGTSPGSDPIKVMVVDDAVVIRGLLTRWLGEDKSLKVVSSHRNGKLAVEDIEKSNPDVVVLDIEMPEMDGMTALPLMLAKKRDLVVIMASTLTRRNAEISLKALSLGAADYVPKPESTSEVTTSIDFRRELIEKVKALGARALRMRGPARTMRAETSAGRTAQPVRPISARPATDTRATFRGAAQPAGAAAGAVKYQTRPYSSARPRILAIGSSTGGPQALQEVMREVGTAMNDVPVVITQHMPPTFTAILAEHMGKAALRPSKEGEDGEVLKPGNIYVAPGGKHMIVEKDGGVAKIRLTDGPPVNFCKPAVDPLFDSVAKVFGSASLGVILTGMGHDGAEGVKTIAAGGGSVITQDEATSVVWGMPGAAAQTGVCSEILPLKEIGPKISRVLKGNTR; this is encoded by the coding sequence ATGGCGTTTGCGCAAAGAAGCATAACTGCGGGCACGAGTCCGGGCAGCGACCCCATCAAAGTCATGGTCGTAGATGACGCTGTCGTCATCCGCGGACTCCTGACACGCTGGCTCGGTGAAGACAAAAGTCTGAAAGTCGTCAGCTCGCATCGCAACGGCAAGCTTGCTGTAGAAGATATCGAAAAAAGCAATCCCGACGTCGTCGTTCTCGACATCGAGATGCCGGAAATGGACGGCATGACGGCCTTGCCGCTCATGCTGGCGAAGAAGCGCGATCTCGTCGTGATCATGGCTTCGACGCTGACCCGCCGCAACGCGGAAATCAGCCTGAAGGCCCTGTCTCTGGGCGCGGCCGACTATGTGCCGAAGCCGGAATCGACTTCCGAGGTCACGACGTCCATCGATTTTCGCCGTGAGCTGATCGAGAAGGTCAAGGCTCTTGGGGCACGTGCATTGCGCATGCGCGGTCCTGCGCGCACCATGCGGGCAGAAACCAGCGCAGGCCGCACCGCGCAGCCGGTCAGACCGATTTCTGCGCGTCCGGCAACGGATACAAGGGCGACCTTTCGCGGAGCTGCTCAACCGGCGGGAGCTGCTGCCGGTGCAGTGAAGTACCAGACACGTCCGTACTCTTCCGCGCGTCCGCGCATCCTTGCGATCGGTTCCTCGACGGGCGGTCCGCAGGCACTGCAGGAAGTCATGCGCGAAGTCGGTACGGCCATGAATGATGTGCCGGTGGTCATCACCCAGCATATGCCGCCAACCTTCACTGCCATTCTGGCCGAGCATATGGGCAAGGCTGCCCTGCGTCCGTCCAAGGAAGGTGAAGATGGCGAAGTGCTGAAGCCCGGCAATATCTATGTCGCGCCTGGCGGCAAGCACATGATCGTGGAAAAGGACGGCGGTGTCGCCAAGATCCGGCTGACCGACGGTCCTCCCGTGAATTTCTGCAAGCCTGCCGTCGATCCCCTGTTCGACAGCGTTGCGAAGGTATTCGGTTCGGCAAGCCTGGGTGTCATCCTGACCGGTATGGGTCATGACGGCGCTGAAGGCGTCAAGACGATTGCAGCAGGCGGCGGCAGCGTGATCACGCAGGACGAAGCCACAAGCGTGGTCTGGGGCATGCCGGGCGCAGCTGCACAAACGGGCGTTTGCAGCGAAATTCTACCCTTGAAGGAGATCGGCCCGAAGATCTCGCGCGTTCTGAAGGGGAACACGAGATGA
- the fliI gene encoding flagellar protein export ATPase FliI, producing MKALFAEIDSLMPTEIYGRVTAVQGLLVEIAGPIHEMSVGSRLLIDNGEDNPKVPAEVVGFREGHALCMPFSGLEGVRMGCKAVIQSRDSVVHPANAWLGRVINALGEPIDGKGSLVHGGVPRKLRSSPPPASERKRVGPALDLGVRALNTFVTCCEGQRMGIFAGSGVGKSVLMSMLARNTKCDVAVIGLIGERGREVQEFIEDDLGDSGLERSVVVVATSDESVLMRRQAAYLTMTVAEHFRDEGKNVLCMMDSVTRFAMAQREIGLSIGEPPTSKGYTPTVFTELPRLLERAGPGKENSGSITGLFTVLVEGDNHNEPVADAVRGILDGHVVMERGIAERGRYPAINVLKSVSRTMPRCVPPEQLPVLRRARQLLSTYTDMEELIRLGAYRKGSDPTVDEAIYRFDMIDEFLNQGKDEATSLSDGYEQLANLLEMTQG from the coding sequence GTGAAGGCGCTTTTCGCCGAGATTGATTCGCTCATGCCGACCGAAATTTATGGCCGGGTGACTGCGGTTCAGGGACTTCTCGTCGAGATTGCGGGCCCTATTCACGAAATGAGTGTCGGCTCGAGATTGTTGATCGACAACGGTGAGGATAACCCGAAAGTGCCCGCAGAGGTTGTGGGTTTTCGTGAAGGACACGCACTTTGCATGCCTTTTTCCGGGCTCGAAGGCGTGCGAATGGGTTGCAAAGCCGTGATTCAATCGCGTGACAGCGTGGTTCATCCGGCAAATGCCTGGCTTGGCCGAGTGATTAACGCACTTGGTGAACCGATTGATGGTAAAGGAAGTCTTGTTCATGGCGGAGTGCCTCGCAAATTGCGAAGTTCGCCTCCGCCGGCCTCCGAACGTAAACGAGTTGGACCGGCCCTGGATCTCGGCGTTCGCGCACTTAATACATTCGTAACCTGTTGCGAGGGGCAGCGAATGGGCATTTTTGCCGGCTCCGGCGTCGGCAAGTCCGTGCTGATGTCCATGCTGGCGCGCAACACAAAATGTGATGTCGCGGTGATCGGCCTTATCGGCGAACGCGGTCGAGAAGTTCAGGAGTTCATCGAGGACGATCTGGGCGATTCGGGGCTGGAGCGCTCCGTGGTCGTCGTCGCGACCTCAGATGAAAGCGTTCTGATGCGGCGGCAGGCCGCCTATCTGACCATGACTGTTGCCGAACATTTCCGCGATGAAGGCAAGAACGTGCTGTGCATGATGGACTCGGTAACGCGATTCGCCATGGCACAGCGCGAAATCGGCTTGTCGATCGGCGAGCCGCCGACCTCCAAGGGCTATACGCCGACGGTCTTCACCGAATTGCCGCGACTTCTGGAACGGGCAGGTCCCGGCAAGGAGAACAGCGGATCGATCACCGGCCTTTTCACCGTTCTTGTGGAGGGTGACAATCACAACGAGCCTGTGGCCGACGCGGTGCGCGGTATTCTCGATGGCCACGTGGTGATGGAACGCGGCATTGCCGAGCGTGGCCGGTATCCGGCAATCAATGTGCTGAAATCCGTGTCACGAACCATGCCGCGCTGCGTGCCGCCGGAGCAGCTCCCGGTTCTGCGCAGGGCCCGACAGCTTCTGTCGACCTATACGGACATGGAAGAATTGATCCGGCTGGGCGCATACCGGAAGGGATCGGACCCGACCGTGGACGAAGCCATCTACAGGTTCGACATGATCGACGAATTCCTGAATCAGGGAAAAGACGAAGCGACATCACTTTCTGACGGGTATGAGCAACTTGCCAACCTTTTGGAAATGACTCAGGGGTAG
- a CDS encoding lamin tail domain-containing protein → MSDHIYQAIWNEDADRFSVSTRNVDGDWTDMTADILLDEQVKAKGSRQIDLAANPLFARVDFDKMAASDLYQTFIRLLDNYAVHFRDPETISPAERDEIEGFLDLVIASRPMQIAFEHISAELVRDMTAETFRQDLFRMWFEVYTNFFRGKSTHFCTGFEHVFVGEGKYKKGANSASEKGEISGYHSWVKFALDELNNRVDYLGYKYDLGGPGPENPHVVTLQMVWNHQDMTGNLVAELFKSKGGFFVGSSPACEFALGTLAYYEGLHGLLTNQKKRVQLGEGKFDLVMYHETTADGSLGQHIRSFYPVFLGDGSTRTDDSGNVVVRPRTVEMQNDGPLRILSALPNPPGDDQGTEWVEIWNAGAADIDLTGYELRDKMGRPQPVEAVVLIAGAVLKVSVTRATVHHMQMSNRKGLITLHDSSGEMLASVNYGQAGEGAVLTFAERAGGQG, encoded by the coding sequence ATGTCAGACCATATCTATCAGGCCATTTGGAACGAAGATGCCGACCGGTTCAGTGTCAGCACGCGCAACGTGGATGGTGACTGGACGGACATGACAGCCGACATTCTGCTGGACGAGCAGGTGAAGGCCAAAGGGTCCCGCCAGATCGACCTGGCAGCGAACCCGCTCTTTGCCCGGGTCGATTTCGACAAGATGGCGGCGAGCGATCTGTACCAGACCTTCATCCGGCTTCTGGACAACTATGCGGTCCACTTTCGCGACCCGGAAACCATTTCGCCTGCCGAGCGAGACGAGATCGAAGGGTTTCTCGATCTGGTGATTGCAAGCCGGCCGATGCAGATCGCCTTCGAGCATATTTCTGCCGAGCTCGTCAGGGACATGACCGCTGAAACCTTCCGGCAGGATCTGTTCCGGATGTGGTTCGAGGTCTACACCAACTTCTTCCGGGGCAAGTCGACCCACTTCTGCACGGGCTTCGAGCATGTTTTTGTCGGCGAAGGCAAATACAAGAAAGGGGCGAATTCCGCCTCGGAGAAGGGTGAAATCTCCGGTTATCACTCCTGGGTGAAATTCGCGCTGGACGAGCTCAACAACCGGGTCGACTACCTTGGTTACAAATACGATCTCGGAGGTCCCGGACCGGAGAACCCCCATGTCGTGACGCTGCAGATGGTCTGGAACCACCAGGACATGACCGGCAACCTTGTCGCTGAGCTCTTCAAGAGCAAGGGTGGATTTTTTGTCGGCAGCAGTCCTGCGTGCGAATTCGCGCTCGGCACGCTTGCCTATTACGAAGGCCTGCACGGCTTGCTCACCAACCAGAAGAAGCGTGTTCAGCTCGGTGAGGGCAAGTTCGATCTGGTGATGTATCACGAGACCACGGCTGATGGCTCGCTGGGGCAGCACATCCGCTCATTCTACCCTGTGTTCCTTGGTGACGGCAGCACCCGCACGGACGATTCTGGCAATGTGGTCGTGCGTCCAAGGACCGTTGAAATGCAGAATGACGGTCCGCTTCGCATTCTTTCGGCCCTGCCGAACCCGCCGGGGGATGACCAGGGCACGGAATGGGTGGAGATCTGGAATGCCGGTGCAGCGGACATCGACCTCACGGGCTACGAACTGCGGGACAAGATGGGCAGGCCGCAGCCGGTGGAGGCGGTTGTTCTGATTGCAGGTGCCGTTTTGAAGGTGTCGGTGACGCGGGCGACGGTCCATCACATGCAGATGTCGAACCGCAAAGGGTTGATTACCCTGCATGACAGTTCCGGCGAGATGCTGGCGTCAGTCAATTACGGGCAGGCGGGGGAAGGGGCTGTGCTGACCTTTGCCGAGCGCGCAGGTGGCCAAGGCTAG
- a CDS encoding response regulator, whose amino-acid sequence MKQCLVVDDSSVIRKVARRILEDMNFEITEAEDGQKALDECRKTMPDAILLDWNMPVMDGLEFLTSLRAEEGGENPIVVFCTTENDVAHIARAIRAGANEYIMKPFDREIVEAKFQEVGLI is encoded by the coding sequence ATGAAACAGTGCCTCGTAGTAGATGACTCAAGCGTCATCCGGAAGGTGGCTCGCCGCATTCTCGAGGATATGAATTTCGAGATTACGGAAGCGGAAGACGGCCAGAAGGCGCTTGACGAATGCCGCAAGACCATGCCGGACGCCATCCTGCTGGACTGGAACATGCCCGTCATGGACGGACTTGAGTTCCTGACCAGCCTGCGTGCGGAAGAAGGCGGAGAAAACCCGATCGTCGTATTCTGCACGACCGAAAACGATGTTGCTCACATCGCCCGCGCCATCCGCGCCGGTGCAAACGAGTACATCATGAAACCGTTTGACCGCGAAATCGTGGAAGCCAAGTTTCAGGAAGTCGGTCTTATCTAG